A stretch of Deltaproteobacteria bacterium DNA encodes these proteins:
- a CDS encoding DUF11 domain-containing protein has protein sequence MGKSSRTRISYMRQVLTLLLLFLTNLSAYAGIDEWTSTGPGGGLMSAIAVAPSNPDIVYAGTNGTVFKSTNGGAFWTVVNNSFPGGSYPTILAVDPQNPDLVYMDFAGFFISRDGGTTWSVALEFGQIYSVAALVFDPLDHNTVYAAGAGVWKSTDAGVSWTQLATNSVAALTIYHTDAAQPAILYAESGSGGVAKSIDGGMTWSSPVAVGYYYYGANGLAVDPTNPDIVYASNREIYRSADGGATWTLIYAPLDSNYWAGKLLILPQQPNVLYAMLGGTLRKMIISVSGTVQSNTSLFGSVVYTNSVVGFSIAPQQLTTIYVGTGGRGILKSVDSGATWNESNTGIANLLVNDIALDPQEPANVYARSSDLGGRVFSSADHGEVWRSLDSQIQGRVIHSLAVARTTAAEAVRVYIGSGNSVCQYQPLFNGWDCRIIVNGLFTETPVLLVDPTAGPGGADVLYAVMTARSDSVYKSIDSGYTWGPKQTSLPPGVALQEVMLAPQAPTTLYAIGALGNPAQYSIYKSTDGADHWSVMNFPAGMRPFTMAVDPHDSDTLYVGVISGVSQGVYKSTDGGDTWTPKNTGLTDALGPFAIGTVAIDPQLPTTLYVGTFSTSSKGIFKSIDSGEHWTPLNNGLPESAHYPFALAVDPQDTARVYAGTAQHGVMWIQQTLTADLAVSKTDAPDPATVGKPLTYTITVTNYGPDPATGVAITESLPSGLTLVSATPSQGTCSQPSVLSCQLGGLTKDASATITVVVTPTATGIVNNSVSVTATVTDPNPDNNTATAVTTVELDRVDDDGDGYSEFTGDCNDASTAIHPGVAETCNHVDDNCNGQVDDGLPFFTSYPDIDGDGYGDAAAAVQDCLIPAGYITTGGDCRDADSAIKPGAPEVCNETDDNCNGQVDEGLPTSFFYYDGDGDTYGIVELHEEKCRASAGYVVKKNDCNDANALAYPGAPEVCGDGRDYDCCSDDPTCPPQAQLVGLEATQTVQDWKNSVQLSYDKQTYVRAHIDFPNNAITRVKGTLEAIWVRPDGSETLLKTLTSSVVTPECAVEVLHGFGGISTVKKCDVAGRRGTIRGSLNFRFPARDLPSGTIKFRFNGQSIHSTCNSTFSQSLLCGEPAEHDSVAGDCTVQANVQPPVQLKVKLVRVRWRKPLTGETFEPTPADVTALKERLRAIYPTSDILFQEGFLDVGNFSVTPPGPGQVDQSSTIFFGLVLLPQLKDQRNAECASKLANCWYRYYGVVKGLSGQGVGGQAAGIPSFVSAGSMPDQSFAFGRNRQAHEIGHSLGERHAEFCGATGGLPFPYSAVIDGKTVATLGPMNAGAEALVYGLDSYNDGKGPRVIAPTKNFELMSYCGGLDTTDKDRWVSKHTYERLRLDIYAANLAEAAASQTLTIREVNAEAGATTVMTIRGTVDLANDALTFLPFMTTESSSTPELPEPGDYALQLHDAAGAVLQDIPFKLDVFESDFSGGGTEPEPTIGGFSLVVVANPSVERVVILHQGNVIGQRSASVHAPGVTVLSPNGGEHLSGQNAVLQWMGSDADGDSLSYLVQYSADDGVTWETLAVDWPDTTFTVPLSALAGTTQGRIQVVASDGFRSASDQSNQVFTVGNHAPEVSLLAPENGRLFTVDEEVPLKATASDTEDGNLSGASVVWTSSRDGTLGTGDDFNVSMLSEGEHDITVTATDSAGSSVSASTHVRVVAAFPDVLANLAVMQLEDAASPANPLPFSAVVVNNGPNPATGVTLHIAFTGGVAGIVPTPSQGNCTVTGKMVSCALGAIAHGEAATVAFNALATAAGEITHTATANGNEVDPALVDNTDTRTVLVTGATAVEICGNCVDDDNDGQIDLLDPDCQPLPSLAIKKGSFTLNPRVNKDRVSLQSSFGANGVSIDPPAEGLTVSFIDGDGKIACFAIPPGSAGWSVAVPGAKWSFTDAADDSLGDPEADERFTITRNAAKGVYEVKVTIKEAELLDPDAGLLTTGVVIGEQRWRNQQPWKAAAKGKKLVTP, from the coding sequence ATGGGGAAAAGCAGTCGCACCCGGATTTCATACATGCGCCAAGTCCTTACCCTCCTCTTACTCTTCCTCACCAACCTCTCTGCCTACGCCGGCATTGACGAATGGACCAGCACCGGGCCGGGCGGTGGGTTGATGAGCGCCATCGCCGTGGCACCGTCGAACCCTGATATCGTCTACGCCGGAACCAACGGGACGGTGTTCAAGAGCACGAATGGCGGGGCGTTCTGGACAGTGGTGAATAACTCTTTCCCTGGAGGGAGTTATCCCACCATTCTCGCCGTCGATCCGCAGAACCCCGACCTCGTGTACATGGATTTTGCCGGGTTCTTCATCAGCCGCGATGGCGGAACGACCTGGAGTGTCGCTCTGGAGTTTGGCCAGATCTATTCCGTCGCCGCTCTTGTATTCGACCCGCTGGACCACAACACAGTCTATGCGGCTGGTGCCGGGGTATGGAAGAGCACCGATGCCGGCGTGTCCTGGACGCAGCTGGCGACGAACAGTGTCGCCGCGTTGACCATCTATCACACAGATGCCGCGCAACCAGCGATTCTTTACGCTGAGAGCGGGAGTGGCGGCGTTGCGAAAAGCATCGATGGCGGAATGACGTGGAGCAGTCCGGTAGCAGTCGGCTACTATTATTATGGAGCTAATGGCCTGGCAGTTGACCCCACGAATCCCGACATCGTCTATGCCAGCAACCGAGAGATTTATCGCAGCGCCGACGGCGGAGCGACGTGGACGCTCATCTACGCCCCTCTCGATTCAAATTACTGGGCGGGGAAACTACTGATTTTGCCTCAACAACCGAATGTGCTCTATGCCATGCTTGGCGGCACCTTGCGAAAGATGATAATCTCTGTGAGCGGGACGGTGCAGTCCAATACTTCGCTCTTTGGTAGTGTTGTCTATACTAATAGTGTGGTTGGTTTCTCCATCGCTCCGCAGCAGCTCACGACCATCTATGTGGGGACGGGTGGACGCGGGATCCTTAAGTCGGTAGACAGCGGCGCAACCTGGAACGAGAGCAACACCGGCATCGCCAACCTCTTGGTCAACGACATTGCGCTCGATCCACAAGAACCCGCGAACGTTTATGCCCGCTCTAGCGACTTGGGGGGGAGAGTTTTTTCGAGCGCGGATCATGGCGAGGTCTGGCGTAGTCTGGATTCGCAGATTCAGGGAAGGGTGATTCACTCGCTTGCGGTGGCGCGCACCACCGCCGCTGAAGCGGTACGAGTGTATATCGGTTCAGGAAATAGTGTCTGTCAATATCAGCCTTTATTCAATGGTTGGGATTGTCGCATAATCGTCAACGGCCTCTTCACCGAGACTCCCGTTCTCCTAGTTGATCCAACTGCCGGCCCGGGTGGCGCCGATGTCCTCTATGCAGTAATGACGGCACGCTCGGATAGTGTGTATAAGAGCATCGATAGCGGATACACCTGGGGACCGAAGCAAACGAGCTTGCCTCCTGGAGTTGCACTTCAGGAGGTGATGCTAGCCCCACAAGCCCCGACCACGCTCTACGCGATTGGAGCGCTAGGGAATCCAGCACAGTACTCTATCTACAAGAGCACGGACGGCGCGGACCATTGGAGTGTTATGAACTTTCCCGCCGGGATGCGGCCCTTCACCATGGCCGTTGATCCCCACGACTCCGATACATTGTATGTCGGCGTGATCTCGGGCGTTAGTCAGGGAGTCTACAAAAGCACGGACGGTGGAGACACCTGGACTCCCAAGAACACCGGGCTGACCGACGCGCTTGGCCCTTTTGCGATCGGGACGGTCGCCATCGACCCACAACTGCCGACGACGTTATATGTTGGCACGTTCAGCACCTCTTCCAAGGGCATTTTCAAAAGCATCGACAGTGGCGAGCACTGGACGCCGCTGAACAACGGTCTCCCGGAAAGCGCTCACTATCCCTTTGCTCTGGCCGTCGACCCGCAAGATACTGCCCGTGTGTATGCCGGCACCGCACAGCATGGCGTGATGTGGATACAGCAGACACTGACGGCGGATCTCGCGGTTAGCAAAACCGACGCGCCCGACCCCGCTACTGTCGGTAAGCCGTTGACCTACACCATTACCGTGACCAACTATGGGCCAGACCCGGCCACCGGCGTCGCCATCACCGAAAGCTTGCCGTCAGGCCTGACTTTAGTGTCGGCCACACCCAGCCAGGGAACGTGTAGTCAGCCTAGCGTACTGTCGTGTCAGCTCGGCGGCCTCACCAAAGACGCCAGCGCAACCATTACCGTAGTGGTCACACCGACAGCCACTGGCATAGTCAACAACTCGGTCTCCGTCACCGCGACGGTGACCGACCCCAATCCTGATAACAACACCGCCACGGCAGTCACCACGGTGGAGCTGGATCGCGTGGACGACGACGGCGACGGCTACTCGGAGTTTACCGGCGACTGTAATGACGCCAGCACCGCCATTCATCCCGGTGTGGCTGAAACGTGCAATCACGTCGATGACAACTGTAACGGACAGGTGGACGACGGTCTGCCGTTTTTCACCTCGTACCCAGACATTGACGGAGATGGTTATGGCGACGCGGCCGCCGCCGTACAGGATTGTCTCATCCCGGCGGGATACATCACCACAGGAGGAGATTGTCGCGATGCCGACAGCGCAATCAAACCCGGCGCACCCGAAGTTTGCAACGAGACGGATGACAATTGTAACGGACAAGTCGATGAAGGATTGCCGACCAGCTTTTTCTATTATGACGGTGATGGCGATACTTATGGCATTGTCGAGTTGCATGAAGAAAAATGTCGGGCTTCAGCGGGATATGTCGTCAAGAAGAACGATTGTAACGATGCCAATGCGCTCGCTTACCCTGGCGCCCCCGAGGTGTGCGGAGACGGGCGCGATTATGACTGTTGTAGCGACGACCCGACCTGCCCGCCTCAGGCGCAGCTCGTCGGCTTGGAGGCGACCCAAACCGTCCAAGATTGGAAGAACAGTGTGCAGTTAAGCTACGACAAGCAGACCTATGTGCGGGCGCACATCGACTTTCCCAATAATGCCATCACGCGCGTCAAAGGAACACTTGAGGCGATCTGGGTCCGACCGGACGGGTCGGAGACGCTCCTAAAAACCCTCACCTCGTCCGTCGTCACTCCAGAATGTGCGGTAGAAGTCCTGCATGGATTTGGCGGTATCTCCACCGTAAAGAAATGCGATGTGGCCGGCCGGCGCGGCACGATCCGCGGCAGTCTCAATTTCCGCTTTCCCGCGCGAGATTTGCCTTCGGGCACGATCAAATTCAGGTTCAACGGTCAGAGCATTCACTCGACCTGCAACAGCACATTCTCGCAATCGTTACTCTGCGGCGAACCGGCGGAGCACGACAGCGTAGCGGGAGATTGCACCGTGCAGGCGAACGTGCAACCGCCAGTGCAGCTCAAGGTGAAGCTTGTCCGCGTGCGGTGGCGGAAGCCGCTCACCGGAGAAACGTTCGAGCCGACTCCAGCCGATGTGACGGCATTGAAAGAGCGGCTGCGGGCGATCTACCCCACAAGCGACATTCTCTTCCAGGAGGGATTTTTAGATGTCGGCAACTTTTCTGTGACTCCCCCGGGTCCAGGACAAGTAGACCAAAGCAGTACGATCTTCTTCGGACTGGTGCTGCTTCCCCAACTCAAAGATCAGCGCAATGCCGAGTGCGCCAGTAAGCTGGCCAACTGTTGGTATCGTTATTACGGCGTCGTTAAAGGATTGAGCGGGCAAGGCGTAGGTGGTCAGGCGGCGGGTATTCCCTCTTTTGTGTCAGCGGGGTCGATGCCCGATCAATCCTTTGCCTTTGGCCGCAACCGTCAGGCTCACGAGATTGGGCATAGTTTAGGCGAGCGCCACGCCGAGTTCTGTGGAGCAACCGGCGGGTTGCCTTTTCCCTATTCCGCTGTGATTGATGGAAAGACAGTCGCGACGCTGGGACCCATGAATGCCGGAGCGGAGGCTCTGGTGTATGGGCTCGATTCCTACAACGACGGCAAAGGACCGAGAGTCATTGCTCCTACGAAGAACTTCGAGCTGATGAGTTATTGCGGCGGACTCGACACCACGGATAAAGACCGCTGGGTGTCGAAGCATACCTATGAACGTCTCCGTCTCGACATTTACGCTGCCAATTTAGCGGAGGCCGCGGCATCCCAGACGCTCACGATAAGGGAAGTCAATGCCGAGGCAGGGGCAACCACGGTGATGACGATCCGGGGAACGGTGGATCTCGCCAACGATGCACTCACCTTTCTGCCGTTTATGACCACAGAAAGTTCAAGTACGCCGGAGCTGCCCGAGCCTGGCGACTATGCCTTGCAACTGCACGATGCGGCGGGGGCGGTGCTCCAAGATATTCCCTTCAAGCTGGATGTCTTCGAGTCGGATTTCTCCGGAGGCGGCACTGAGCCCGAACCGACGATTGGCGGTTTTTCCCTTGTTGTTGTGGCGAATCCATCAGTTGAGCGCGTGGTGATTCTGCACCAAGGAAATGTGATCGGCCAGCGTTCCGCTAGTGTGCATGCCCCAGGAGTCACCGTGCTCTCGCCTAACGGCGGTGAGCACCTCAGTGGTCAAAATGCCGTGCTGCAGTGGATGGGCAGCGACGCCGATGGCGATTCCTTGAGCTACCTGGTGCAGTATAGCGCCGACGACGGTGTAACGTGGGAAACCCTGGCAGTGGATTGGCCGGACACGACGTTCACCGTGCCGTTGAGCGCCTTGGCTGGGACGACCCAGGGCCGCATACAGGTAGTCGCGAGCGACGGTTTTCGCTCGGCGAGCGATCAATCCAATCAGGTTTTTACAGTAGGGAATCACGCCCCCGAAGTGTCGCTGCTCGCGCCTGAAAACGGACGACTCTTTACCGTGGACGAAGAAGTTCCGCTCAAAGCCACGGCGTCCGACACGGAAGACGGCAACTTATCCGGCGCGAGCGTGGTCTGGACGTCCAGTCGCGACGGCACCCTCGGCACCGGAGACGACTTCAATGTATCCATGTTGTCTGAAGGAGAGCATGATATTACCGTCACGGCGACCGATAGTGCCGGAAGCTCGGTCTCAGCTTCGACGCATGTTCGGGTGGTGGCCGCATTTCCCGATGTTTTGGCAAACTTGGCGGTGATGCAGCTTGAGGATGCGGCCTCTCCCGCCAATCCGCTTCCCTTCTCCGCAGTGGTGGTGAATAACGGCCCCAACCCCGCAACGGGGGTGACTTTACATATCGCTTTCACCGGCGGGGTGGCGGGGATCGTTCCTACCCCCAGCCAAGGAAATTGTACGGTCACTGGGAAGATGGTGTCGTGCGCGTTGGGAGCCATCGCCCACGGGGAAGCCGCGACTGTCGCGTTCAATGCTCTTGCCACGGCGGCAGGTGAGATCACGCATACCGCAACCGCGAATGGGAACGAAGTGGACCCGGCGTTAGTGGACAACACCGATACAAGAACGGTGCTGGTCACGGGAGCAACAGCCGTCGAGATTTGCGGCAACTGTGTCGACGACGACAACGACGGCCAGATCGACCTGCTCGATCCCGACTGCCAACCGTTGCCGAGTCTCGCCATCAAGAAAGGCAGCTTCACCCTCAATCCCCGCGTCAATAAAGATCGGGTGTCCTTGCAGTCCTCGTTCGGCGCGAACGGCGTGAGCATCGATCCCCCAGCCGAGGGGCTCACGGTCAGCTTCATCGACGGTGACGGCAAGATTGCCTGCTTCGCGATTCCGCCCGGGTCCGCCGGGTGGAGTGTGGCCGTCCCTGGGGCGAAGTGGAGCTTTACCGACGCGGCGGACGATTCCCTTGGCGACCCGGAAGCGGACGAGCGCTTCACTATCACCCGTAATGCGGCCAAAGGGGTGTACGAGGTGAAGGTCACGATCAAAGAAGCTGAGCTGCTGGATCCCGATGCCGGGCTGCTGACCACAGGCGTGGTGATTGGTGAGCAGCGGTGGCGCAACCAGCAACCGTGGAAAGCGGCGGCCAAAGGTAAGAAGCTGGTGACGCCGTGA
- a CDS encoding Uma2 family endonuclease: protein MQTRPEATIEDLYRVSGKAELVDGKILHMAPTGGIPGYAGDEVFASLREYVRRTHGGYAVGDNKAFRVNLPHRKSFSPEAAYYVGPDPGMKFSEGAPTFAAEVRSQGDYGARAERAMAKKRADYFAAGTLVVWDVDLLSKDIVRVYRANDPDRPRIYRRGDMAEAGPAVPGWTIPVDDLFV, encoded by the coding sequence ATGCAAACGCGCCCAGAAGCGACCATCGAAGATTTGTATCGTGTATCGGGGAAGGCGGAGCTCGTGGACGGGAAGATTCTTCACATGGCTCCAACAGGTGGCATTCCTGGGTATGCGGGAGATGAGGTTTTTGCCTCCTTGCGTGAGTACGTGCGACGTACGCACGGAGGATACGCAGTAGGAGATAATAAGGCGTTCCGCGTGAACTTGCCACATCGAAAGTCTTTTAGCCCTGAGGCCGCGTACTATGTTGGGCCAGACCCTGGTATGAAGTTTTCCGAAGGAGCGCCGACGTTTGCCGCAGAGGTTCGAAGTCAAGGAGATTACGGAGCCAGGGCCGAGCGCGCCATGGCGAAAAAACGCGCGGACTATTTCGCCGCTGGGACTCTGGTCGTGTGGGATGTGGATCTCTTGAGCAAAGACATTGTACGAGTCTACCGAGCAAATGACCCGGATCGTCCCAGAATCTACCGACGCGGTGATATGGCTGAAGCGGGACCCGCCGTGCCTGGCTGGACAATCCCGGTGGATGATCTCTTTGTGTAA
- a CDS encoding VOC family protein: protein MKAVLDHIVLNAEDVEALVSFYTAVVELEPERLEEFRAGKVPFPSVRVNADTVIDLAPRGMWVGNRPRTPGRPNLNHFCLTLDKAEWDSLRARLAEHRVVVDGPHPRWGAHGGGTSVYFHDPEGNEIEARYYGE from the coding sequence ATGAAAGCCGTGCTAGATCACATCGTCCTGAATGCCGAAGATGTCGAAGCGTTAGTGTCTTTCTACACCGCAGTGGTCGAGCTAGAGCCGGAACGACTAGAAGAATTCCGCGCCGGCAAAGTCCCATTTCCTTCGGTGCGCGTAAACGCCGATACCGTAATCGATCTCGCGCCGCGCGGGATGTGGGTGGGGAATCGTCCGCGCACGCCGGGGCGTCCCAATCTGAATCACTTTTGTCTTACCCTCGACAAAGCCGAGTGGGACAGCCTGCGCGCACGTCTTGCGGAGCATAGGGTCGTCGTTGACGGTCCGCATCCGCGCTGGGGCGCGCATGGCGGCGGCACCTCGGTGTACTTTCACGATCCGGAAGGGAACGAGATCGAGGCAAGGTACTATGGCGAGTAA
- the gloB gene encoding hydroxyacylglutathione hydrolase, translating to MRIVPIPVLADNYAYLLIDEAAKEAGVVDPSEAGPVADAVRKEGVRLSAIVNTHHHWDHVGGNEELVKEFPGVKVYGHTRDKDRTPAITNLVDEGDTIGIGAHRGRFLFIPCHTNGHIALYFQQEKAVFTGDTLFIAGCGRLFEGTAADMHNNMVKLMALPDDTRVFCGHEYTVKNLQFALTLEPSNAKVQEKLRWAQDMRAKRLPTIPSTVAEEKELNPFVRVQNAELQANVKKQFPEIRLEPVAVLEKTRALKDKF from the coding sequence ATGAGAATCGTTCCTATCCCTGTCCTGGCGGACAACTATGCCTACCTCCTCATCGATGAAGCCGCGAAAGAAGCCGGCGTGGTGGACCCATCCGAAGCCGGTCCCGTGGCGGACGCGGTGCGCAAAGAAGGTGTGCGTCTCTCCGCCATCGTCAACACGCACCATCATTGGGATCACGTCGGTGGCAATGAAGAGTTAGTCAAAGAGTTTCCCGGAGTGAAGGTCTATGGCCACACGCGCGACAAAGACCGTACCCCGGCAATTACCAACTTGGTGGACGAGGGCGACACCATCGGCATTGGCGCGCATCGTGGACGGTTCCTCTTCATTCCGTGCCACACCAACGGACACATTGCCCTCTACTTCCAACAAGAGAAAGCGGTCTTCACCGGCGACACGCTCTTCATTGCCGGCTGCGGTCGGCTCTTCGAAGGCACGGCAGCGGACATGCACAACAACATGGTCAAACTCATGGCGTTGCCGGACGACACGCGAGTGTTCTGCGGTCACGAATACACGGTGAAGAATCTGCAATTCGCGCTCACGCTGGAGCCGAGCAACGCGAAAGTCCAAGAAAAGCTGCGTTGGGCGCAGGACATGCGGGCAAAGCGGTTGCCGACGATTCCTTCAACGGTTGCCGAAGAGAAAGAGCTGAACCCCTTCGTGCGTGTGCAGAACGCAGAGTTGCAAGCCAACGTCAAAAAGCAGTTCCCCGAGATCCGCTTGGAGCCGGTGGCGGTGCTGGAAAAAACCCGCGCGTTGAAAGATAAGTTCTGA
- a CDS encoding LLM class flavin-dependent oxidoreductase, producing the protein MSASIKFGIGLPNGFPRGKVHPTAFLDVAERAEAYGYDSVWAGDHIVFHIPRFEVFTTLAAVAARTKRVQLGPAVLLLCLRNPVHVAQSVVSLDHMSGGRFILGVGVGGEHPKEFQASGVPVNQRGSRTNEALEVLRRLWMEPSVTFAGKYYRLEDVGMKPAPFQRPHPPIWVGGRSEAALRRTAKYAQAWAPAFVTPEKYREGLAQLAGFCCEYGRDPKEVQPTMYFFANVADTREQAWAEAGEFLGKNYNIPAKPFERLAVHGSPEECIARVRQYIDAGAEHIVIRFASFNPLQQLERWTNDVMPALREQ; encoded by the coding sequence ATGTCTGCATCCATCAAATTCGGCATTGGCCTTCCTAACGGGTTCCCACGCGGCAAAGTCCACCCCACGGCTTTTCTCGACGTCGCCGAACGCGCGGAAGCCTACGGCTACGACTCGGTCTGGGCGGGAGATCACATCGTTTTTCATATCCCCCGCTTCGAGGTTTTCACCACGCTGGCGGCGGTCGCGGCCCGCACCAAGCGCGTGCAGTTGGGGCCAGCCGTGCTGCTGCTGTGCTTGCGTAATCCCGTGCATGTTGCGCAGAGCGTGGTGTCGCTGGACCACATGTCCGGCGGACGTTTCATTCTCGGCGTGGGCGTGGGCGGAGAGCATCCCAAGGAATTTCAGGCGTCCGGGGTGCCGGTCAACCAGCGCGGCTCGCGTACGAACGAAGCCTTAGAGGTATTGCGCCGATTGTGGATGGAGCCGTCGGTCACGTTCGCCGGCAAGTATTACCGGCTTGAAGATGTGGGCATGAAGCCTGCGCCGTTCCAGCGTCCACATCCGCCGATTTGGGTCGGCGGTCGCAGCGAAGCCGCGCTCCGTCGCACGGCCAAGTACGCACAGGCGTGGGCACCGGCGTTTGTCACACCGGAGAAGTATCGCGAAGGGCTAGCGCAACTCGCGGGCTTTTGCTGCGAATACGGTCGCGATCCGAAGGAAGTGCAGCCGACCATGTACTTCTTCGCCAACGTGGCCGACACACGCGAACAGGCCTGGGCCGAGGCCGGGGAATTTCTCGGTAAGAATTACAACATCCCCGCCAAACCCTTCGAGCGACTGGCCGTGCACGGCTCTCCCGAAGAATGCATCGCCCGCGTGCGCCAATACATCGACGCCGGTGCCGAGCACATCGTCATCCGTTTCGCCAGCTTCAACCCGCTCCAACAACTGGAACGCTGGACGAACGACGTCATGCCGGCGCTACGGGAGCAATAA
- a CDS encoding tetratricopeptide repeat protein translates to MNKRIFSLLRLCSYWLLATGYWLLVPACSLFDNTQLEQQRTELARLREEAEKLKQDTEVLRQQGQQRDSERDACNRAFYAFEAGKKAGDTEAAVAHYKEGLTLCPNDDVAHNELGELYLRMGRRDEAAAAFQAALKLNPNFSRARKNLEATR, encoded by the coding sequence ATGAATAAAAGGATTTTTTCTCTCCTCAGGCTTTGTTCCTACTGGCTACTGGCTACTGGCTACTGGCTACTCGTCCCCGCTTGTTCTCTTTTCGACAACACCCAGCTCGAACAGCAGCGCACGGAACTCGCGCGATTACGAGAAGAAGCGGAAAAGCTCAAACAGGATACCGAAGTGTTGCGGCAACAAGGCCAACAGCGCGATAGCGAACGAGACGCATGCAACCGAGCGTTCTACGCCTTCGAGGCGGGGAAGAAGGCAGGAGATACGGAGGCCGCCGTCGCGCACTACAAAGAAGGACTGACGCTGTGCCCCAACGACGACGTTGCTCACAACGAACTCGGTGAACTCTACCTGCGGATGGGGCGGCGAGACGAAGCCGCCGCTGCATTCCAAGCCGCGCTGAAGCTCAACCCTAATTTTTCGCGCGCGCGAAAAAACTTGGAGGCGACGCGGTAG